The Brachyspira hampsonii genomic interval GTGTTTCTCCGCATTCAGGACATCTGTCGTCTTCTTTAGCAGTTCTAAAATCACCCCATACATCAATATTAAAATCTCTTTCTATATTAACATTTTTTATATGGGTATCATCTTTATTGCCTCCAACTATTGCATCAGATACAGATTTTATAGAGTTATCAGCAAATATTCTTATTTTCTTTTTTAATCCTATAGGTGAAGCAAAACCAACTCTAGCCCCTGTAACTTCTTTTACAGTTTCTTCATCGGCAAGTTCTATATCAAGTCCTCCTAATGCATTAGAGAGTTTAGTTTCATTAATTTCTAAATCACCTCTAATAGCTGCTAGTATAACTTCTCCTTCTTCTGTTTTATAAATTATACTTTTTATAAAATTTTTTGAAGAAGTATTAAAAAACTTTTCTAAATCATTTATAGTTTTTATATCAGGAGTATTAACTTCCTCCAATGCTTTATCTGTATAAGACTTAGCTGCTTCATCTTCTTTTACATTAGCTTTTTCAACATTAGCTCTGTAACCGCATTTTGAGCAGAAAATAATTGTTTCCTCACCTACTTCGCTTAGTACCATAAACTCTTCGCTTCCTTCTCCGCCCATAGCACCGCTGTCTGCTTTTACGCTTACAGTATCAAGTCCCATTCTTTTGAAAATTTTTGTATAAGCACTGCTCATATCATTATATGTTTTATCAAGACATTCTTTAGTTATATGAAATGAATAAGCGTCTTTCATTGTAAACTCTTTAGAGCGTATAACTCCAAATCTTGGTCTTATCTCATCTCTGAATTTTGTATGTATTTGATATAAAGTTAAAGGCAAATCTTTATATGACTGTATTTCATTCTGTGCTGTTATGGTGAAAGCCTCTTCATGAGTAGGTCCCATAGCCATATCAACATCATTTCTGTCTTTTAATCTGAATAATTCCTTTTTAAATCTTTCCCACCTTCCAGAAGGCGTTAATAATTCTTTGGAAACAAGTATGGGCATTATGCATTCATTAGAACCTATTGCATCCATTTCCTCTCTTATAATATTAGATATTTTATTTAATACTCTAACCCCAAGAGGTAAATATGAATAAAGACCATTTGATATTTTTCTTGCAAGTGCTGCTCTTAACATTAATTTGTTTGAAGCTATTATTGCATCACTTGGTGCTTCTTTTAATGTAGGCATAAATAGTTTCGATAAACGCATAATATTTCCTTAAATAATTTTTTGATAATCATATATTATAAGATTAAAATTATCAACTATATAAAAACTTAATAATATCATATAGTTATAAATATTGTACTTTCTAATAATTCTTATTTTGAAATAGAGTTAATCATCCAAGCCGTTTCTTTTCTTATTTCGCTGTCCATATTTATAATATTATCTATGGTTAATGGTACATTTATTTTTATTTCGCATACCTTTGATACTATATTAAATATATCAGTAAAACTAATTTTCTTTTGCAAAAATGAATATACACATATTTCATTAGCCGCATTTAAAACGCAAGGATAAAGTCCTCCTTTCTTTCCGCATTCATAAGCTAGTCTAAGCATTACAAATTTATCAAAGTCCATTTTATAAAAATTGATTTCTGAATGTTCATATAATCTTAATTTTTCAAAAGGAGTATTTCTAATTTCAGGATAGGTAAGTGCATGCTGTATAGGAAGACGCATATCATTTTTACCAATCTGAGCATAAATTTCCCCGTCATTCATTTCTATCATAGAATGTATTAAACTTTGCGGGTGAATAATGGTTTCTATTTTATCATAATCCAAATTAAATAAATGATGTGCTTCTATAACTTCAAAGCCCTTATTCATCATAGTGGCACTGTCTATAGTTATTTTACTTCCCATAGTCCAAGTTGGATGTTTCAATGCCATTTCAACTGTAACATTTTTTAATTCTTCTTTTGGAGTTCTAAAGAAAGGACCGCCTGATGCTGTTATTATAACTTTTGAAAGCGATTCCTTAGGAAAATGCCGTAACATTTGAAATATTGCAGAATGCTCGCTGTCTATTGGTATTAATTTTGCATTATGCTCTTTCAATAATTGGTTTATTATATCTCCGCCTACAACTAATGTTTCTTTATTAGCTAATGCGATTGTTTTACCTTTTTTTATAGCTTCTACTGTAGGTAAAAATCCTGCATATCCTGTTAGAGCATTAACTAATATATCAAAATCAGTATGCTTTACAAAATCAGCAATAGTTCCTTCATAAATGTTTATGTTTTTTGCTAAGTCATAATCTTTAAAAATATTTTCTGCATTCTTATCAGCTATATTTACAGTTTTAGGATTAAACTCTTCGCATAATGTTCTCAATATATCTATTTTGCTGTTTGCCGACATTCCTACTATTTCAAAGTCATTATTAAACTCCCTCACAACTGAGCAAGTATTAGTACCAATAGAACCTGTGGCTCCTAATAAAAGAATTCTTTTTTTCATATTCCTGCTAAATGCTCCCAAATATTTTTTTAATTAAAATATAATATATCAAAATCATAAATTAATAAATAGATATAAATTAAAAATATTGTTTTATGTATTTTTTTTAATAGCCGATAATATTTCGGAATAAGCATAACTAAACATAACTATTGAAATTTATCATTAATTTATATATAATACTTATTCAAATTAATTTAAAATTTTAAAAATAATGGATTTTTACTAAATGTCAAATAAGAAATTTAATTTAAAAATAGCTACATTAGCTTCATGGGTATTATTATTTTTTGCTTGGATTTTCTTTTATGCAGTAACCCAAAGACCTACTACAGTTTTTTGGATTGTACTTGCAATATCGGCCATTATAACAATTATTACATTAATAGTAGACAGAAAACAGATAGTATCTTTTTTGAAGATGCGATTTGTACATAAAGCTTTTTTCGGCATATTATCATTAATAATAATTCTTGCTATACTTGTAGGTTTATACATTATAAGTATAAATTTCCCTATAAGATTTGACTTGACACAAAATAAATCATATACAGTATCTCAGCAGACTACCGATGTATTATCCAGAATAGACAGTCCGCTTTCTATAGTTGTACTTAGAGCTCCTAGTACAGATCCTACATCAGCAGATTGGAGAGCTGATTTATTATTAGAGCAATATAAAAGGATAAATAAACATATATCCGTAGAATATATTAACCCTATAGAAAAACCTTCTGCTAAAAGTAAATATCAAATGACTCAGGTTGGAGAAATAGTATTTACTTATGGGCAAGGTAAACAAGTTAGAGTATACAGAAAAGATTTAACAACTCAGTCTAAAGTAACTTCAGATCCTCTATTTGTAGGAGAAGAAAAATTTACTCAGGCAATATATACTTTACTTGATACAGAATCTTATACAGTATACTTCACAGTAGGGCATGGAGAAAGACAAATACAAGACAGAGGCGGAGAAGGTTTGTCTTATGTGAAAACCTATTTAGAAAATGAAAATTATAAGGTAAAAGAATTGAATATTATACTTGAAAATATTCCTACAGATGCATCATTAATAGTAATAGCTGCACCGGTTGAAACATTCAGTGATTTTGAAATAGATAAATTAAATAATTATGTAAAAACAGGAGGAAAACTTCTTGTTTTATATGATAGTTTTATGGATAGAAGTAAATTTAATTGTAATTTGGGTGCTTTCCTATCTGATTGGGGCTTTAAAACGAAAAATGATTATATAATAGATACTGCTTCAAGTGTTGTTATACCTGTTAATATAGTACCTCAATATACTTCGCACCCTATCACTCAGACATTAAAAGAGGGAAATGTATTTGCATGCTTAGTTGTTGCAAGAAGTATATTAAGCGGCGAAAATAAATATAATGGCAGCTTTGAAAATATAATTACAACTACACCTCAGGGATATGGAAAGGAAGAAGCTACTTTTGATTTATCAAGAGCAAGATTCAATCCTAGAACGGATATACAAGGTCCTGTGCCTTTGGCTATAAGCGGTACTTATGAAATAGAGGGCAGAAAAGAACCTGCAAGAATAGTTGTTTTCGGTGATGCTACATTTGCTTTGAATGCATATATTAATCCGGAACAAGGTCAGTCTGTGGACATAGCCTTTGCTGGAAATAAAGATTTATTTATGAATACAGTTGCCTATCTATTAGAAGCAAGACAGAAAATTACTATAAGACCAAAAGAAGCAAGCATAAAAAATCTTACTCTTACTACTACTCAAACTAATTTTATAAGATATGTTGCTCAAATAGGTTTGCCTTGCTTATTTGGTATATTAGGCATATTAATATGGTTCTTAAGAAGAAGATAATGTATTACAATGAAGTTTATGCATAAGTTAATATAATATGAATAATATAAAATTGCTGTACAAAAAATATTCATATTATATTAACTATGCTTTATTAGTATTAATAAATGGTATTGCAAGTGTATTAAATTATGTATCTTCAATATATGTCAATAGAAGTTTATCAATATCGGATTTTGCTCATTACAATGGTATAATAAATATATATTCCATAATAGTTTTAACAGTTTCCAGCTTTAGTTATTATATAATGCATAATTACAAAGACGATGAAGAAGCATATACTTATTGGGCTTACGGATACACTATTGCAATTATAATATCTGTTCTTTATATATTATCTATACCATTAATTAATATACTTTTTAATATAAATAGTTACAGCTCTCTTTTAATTATGTCTATTGCAATATTTGCTACTATATTATTTATAGTTTCTCAATCCATATTAAGAATTAATAATTATATAGGTTATGATTATACTGCAAATCTAATAGCGGCATTCATATCAAAAATAGTTTTACTAGCTTATTTTATCATAACAGGTCTTACTTTAGAAAAAGCAGTTATCACTGTAACAGCATTTGCTTTACTATATTTTATTATAAATATAATAGAATTAAAAAAACTTAATCTACCCTACTTTACAATATTGAATAAAATAAAAACATATTTCTCAAAGCAAAAAATATATATATTCTTTAGTTATATAATTCATATAGCTATAATAAATTTTATATTTAATTGGATATCATTAAGCGATGTGTTAATGGCTAATAGATATTTAGATAAAACAAGTGCAGGCTACTACTCTACTATATCATTAATAATAAAAATGTTTTTTTATATAGGAACTCCAATAGCTTCAGTTATGTTTTCTTATATTTTAATAGCCAAAAAAGATAATAATAAAAATAAAGAAACAAAAATACTCTATTATTCTATTGCACTTTTTGTATTTGCTTCTATTTGTCTGTCAGCGTTTTTAATTGTATTCTCAAAACAAATAGTATTAATACAATTTACAAACAGATATGAAGCCATTATTCCATTGATTCCTCAGGCTGTAATTTTTGGATTTTCTTTAGGCTTTACGGTTATTGCATTTAATTACGGACTTGCTTATAAATTATTTGCACCATTTTACGGATACTTAATTATATTTGCTTATGTGTATTTTTCATTAAGAAACGGACTTAGAACTTTTGAAAATTTCATGTTCATAATGAAAATATTTTTTATAGCATTACTTATATATAATATTTTAATAATACTAGTGCATAGAATAATATTAAGAACTAATGAAAAATAAAATAAAAATAGTAATTAAAAAATATTATAAAGCTAGTTATAAAAATTATTTTTAGAATCTACCGCCTTTTTCAGAAATCAACTTCGTTATTTTACTATTATTTTTAGTTATTGCATAATATAATGCTGTGTTTCCATCTTTATCTTTAGCATTAAGATCAGCTCCAGCTTCTATCAATAACTCAGCTACTTCTGTATTATAATCAAAAATTACCCACATTAAAGGAGTAATATTTTCTAATTGTATATTTCTTGAATCATCTTTTATAGATAATCTAGTATTAACATTAGCCCCAGCTTTTATTAATAACTCAGCTACTTCTGTATCTACATTAAATGTCAAAGGAGTAAAATCTTTTAAATATAATCCATCTGTCTTGAATGATACTTTTGTATTTACATCAGATTTTTTTTCTATAAGCATTTTTGATAAATCTGTTTTCTCACGTTGTATAGCATGTATCAAAGCTGTAAACCCGGCATTGTCTTTTATATTAACATTAGCACCTTTTTCTATTAGCATCTCTGCTATTTCATATTGACCATAAATAATAGATAATATTAAAGGTGTAGCACCGATTTCTTTCTCTTTTTTATTGATATTAGCACCTTTTTCTATTAGTATCTCTGCTATTTCATATTGCTTATAGATAATAGATAACATCAAAGGTGTAATGCCATCTATAATATCTAAATTTACATTGGCTTTTTTATTATTTAAAAAATATAAAACTTCTTCTCTATCACCATTCGCTATATATGATGCGAATTCTTTTTCATCTTTACTAAGCTCTGGATACAAAGCATTAAAACTAAATAAAGCATACAATATTGCCGTAAATACAATTTTTTTCATATAAATCTCTTTAATAAAAATATTCATATATAATATATTAATGATATTGTTTGTCAATATAATTATGCTTGTTTCAATTTTATAATTTTATGCAGTATGGAAAATAATAATAGACTTGTTTTAAAAGTGCTTGACAAATAATTTTAATAGTTTATTATTTTATGCTAAATTATATAATATTAATTATTGTGTAAATCATATGTTTTACATGTTGCATAATTTACTATTTTAGTATATAAATATGCAGTCTTTTTGCTTCTCGCCGCAAGCGTACTTCGTATGGGGTACCAAAAGAAGTGGGGGTGTGGCACGACTGTGTGCTTCGCAGCTAGTCCACGCAATTATAAATAAAAAAGTTTTGAAACAAGTCTAATATATAAAAATGCCTTCTTTATAATGTAAAAAAGCAAACAAAGTATTCCTCCTATACACCATACATGATAGTACTTAGAGGCACTATGTTTGCTTCGTATTGTTACTCTTCACAATTATAATAAAATTATTTTATTGCTTAGCACCTTTTTGAATGAGCAGCTGCTCTATTTTAGAATTATTTTTCTCTCTTGCATAATCCAATGCTGTTTTTCCGTCTTTATCTTTAGCATTGATATCGGCTCCAGATTCTATTAATAATTCAGATATTTCTGTATTATCACTAATAATAAACCACATTAAAGGTGCAGCATTTTCTAATTTTATATCTCTATTTTTACAAGATAATTTAAGATTAATATCAGCACCAGCATTTATTAATAATTTCGCTATTTCTTTATCTTGGTTAAGTATTAAAGGAGTAATATTTTTCATATACACCCCATTTTCATTTAATGAAGTTTTTATATTGACATCAGCTTTTTTTTCTATAAGGATTTTGGATATTTCTGTTCTATTATACATTATAGAATGTATTAGAGCAGTAAATCCAGACTTGTCTTTTACATTGATATTAGCACCTTTTTCTATGAGCATTTTAGATATTTCATCTTGCTTATAAATGATAGAAAACATTAATGGGGTTAGACCATCTTCTATTCTGCCACTTATATCAACTTTTTTATCATTTATAAGCTCTAAAACCCCTTCGCTGTCACCAGATACTATATACGATAATAATTGTGCTGCGTTTTCAGCTTTTCCTGAATATAAAGCATTAAAACTAAATAAAGTATACAATACTGCCATTAATACAATTTTTTTCATATAAACCTCTTTAATAAAAATATTTTACATATGATACATTAATTATATTATTTTGTCAATATGAATATTTTATCGTAGATGATAAAAAGAATTATTATGTATTTTAATATAATTATATTGTGAATTATTATATTATTAATATATGTTTTTTAGTGAATATATTTAAATAATTAATGAAAATAAATATCTTTATATTATTATAAAATAAAAGCTGATAACCGAAATAATCAGTCATCAGCTAACTTATTTAAAATTATTTACTATTATGATTTCTTTCTCTTTAAATCTATTTGCCTTTGAATCTCTTTTAAGTTTTTAACATAAATTGTATTAGTTCTAATATCTATTTTACCTGTTTTTACCAATGTATTTAAAACTTTCTGTACTTCAACTACCTTTACACCGCACCAATTAGCTATATCGTTTATAGTAGCATTCAATTCCTGAGGTTCATAATAATGATCTCTAGGTATATTCTGAAGTTCTGCCAGAAGTAAAAGACAGTCATATACTCTCAAATCAGTTTCATTTAACTGAAGTATTAAAAGTCTTCTTTTGGCATCAAATATTCTTTTAGCAAAAGTCTTTGACAGCTTCAAAGCCATAACTGTATTGTTAGCCAATATATTTTGGAAATTTTCTTTTCTTAACTCCAAAAGCACTGTAGGCTCATTTGCTATGGCTGATGCACTTCTTGTTGTATCTTCTAATATAGCCATTTCGCCGAAAAATTCACCTGCATAAACTATATCTAATAATTTTTCAACATCTTTTATAACCTTAGTAATTTTTACAGATCCGCTTTGAACTAAATAGAATTTATCTCCTCTTTCATATTCCAGAAATATAACATCATCAGTATTGTATTTTTTTGTATGAGAACTTAAATTATTATCCATATTTGTTCCTTACTTTCTTTTTATATAAAATTACAGTCTTGAAATACTTGCATTTGCTTCCTTTGAGAAATTATCCATAGGAGGCATTGAAATAACTTTTTGATAATATGCTTTTGCTTTAGTTTTATTTCCGCTGCCCTCACAGCTCTTAGCTAAAAAGAGTATAGCCTCTTTAACATTTGAAGATTTAGGATATTTTTTTATCGCTGATAATAACACAGTTGAAGCATTATCATACTTATTTATATTATAATAGCATTTACCCATATAAAATATAGAATTCTCAGCAACAGCAGCA includes:
- a CDS encoding proline--tRNA ligase, with the protein product MRLSKLFMPTLKEAPSDAIIASNKLMLRAALARKISNGLYSYLPLGVRVLNKISNIIREEMDAIGSNECIMPILVSKELLTPSGRWERFKKELFRLKDRNDVDMAMGPTHEEAFTITAQNEIQSYKDLPLTLYQIHTKFRDEIRPRFGVIRSKEFTMKDAYSFHITKECLDKTYNDMSSAYTKIFKRMGLDTVSVKADSGAMGGEGSEEFMVLSEVGEETIIFCSKCGYRANVEKANVKEDEAAKSYTDKALEEVNTPDIKTINDLEKFFNTSSKNFIKSIIYKTEEGEVILAAIRGDLEINETKLSNALGGLDIELADEETVKEVTGARVGFASPIGLKKKIRIFADNSIKSVSDAIVGGNKDDTHIKNVNIERDFNIDVWGDFRTAKEDDRCPECGETLYQKKGLELGHIFKLGDKYTQAFNFKVLDENNKEITPIMGCYGIGVNRALASVIEQNYDDKGIIFPISVAPYEAIVVAIDKEAEESFKKAEEIYNALNSIGVETMFDDRKERLGVKLNDCDLIGIPMRIIVGKKSLQRGVVEFKLRSSSESVEVKAGEIVEYVKTKKQELFNEINTKL
- the dxr gene encoding 1-deoxy-D-xylulose-5-phosphate reductoisomerase, coding for MKKRILLLGATGSIGTNTCSVVREFNNDFEIVGMSANSKIDILRTLCEEFNPKTVNIADKNAENIFKDYDLAKNINIYEGTIADFVKHTDFDILVNALTGYAGFLPTVEAIKKGKTIALANKETLVVGGDIINQLLKEHNAKLIPIDSEHSAIFQMLRHFPKESLSKVIITASGGPFFRTPKEELKNVTVEMALKHPTWTMGSKITIDSATMMNKGFEVIEAHHLFNLDYDKIETIIHPQSLIHSMIEMNDGEIYAQIGKNDMRLPIQHALTYPEIRNTPFEKLRLYEHSEINFYKMDFDKFVMLRLAYECGKKGGLYPCVLNAANEICVYSFLQKKISFTDIFNIVSKVCEIKINVPLTIDNIINMDSEIRKETAWMINSISK
- a CDS encoding GldG family protein yields the protein MSNKKFNLKIATLASWVLLFFAWIFFYAVTQRPTTVFWIVLAISAIITIITLIVDRKQIVSFLKMRFVHKAFFGILSLIIILAILVGLYIISINFPIRFDLTQNKSYTVSQQTTDVLSRIDSPLSIVVLRAPSTDPTSADWRADLLLEQYKRINKHISVEYINPIEKPSAKSKYQMTQVGEIVFTYGQGKQVRVYRKDLTTQSKVTSDPLFVGEEKFTQAIYTLLDTESYTVYFTVGHGERQIQDRGGEGLSYVKTYLENENYKVKELNIILENIPTDASLIVIAAPVETFSDFEIDKLNNYVKTGGKLLVLYDSFMDRSKFNCNLGAFLSDWGFKTKNDYIIDTASSVVIPVNIVPQYTSHPITQTLKEGNVFACLVVARSILSGENKYNGSFENIITTTPQGYGKEEATFDLSRARFNPRTDIQGPVPLAISGTYEIEGRKEPARIVVFGDATFALNAYINPEQGQSVDIAFAGNKDLFMNTVAYLLEARQKITIRPKEASIKNLTLTTTQTNFIRYVAQIGLPCLFGILGILIWFLRRR
- a CDS encoding lipopolysaccharide biosynthesis protein, giving the protein MNNIKLLYKKYSYYINYALLVLINGIASVLNYVSSIYVNRSLSISDFAHYNGIINIYSIIVLTVSSFSYYIMHNYKDDEEAYTYWAYGYTIAIIISVLYILSIPLINILFNINSYSSLLIMSIAIFATILFIVSQSILRINNYIGYDYTANLIAAFISKIVLLAYFIITGLTLEKAVITVTAFALLYFIINIIELKKLNLPYFTILNKIKTYFSKQKIYIFFSYIIHIAIINFIFNWISLSDVLMANRYLDKTSAGYYSTISLIIKMFFYIGTPIASVMFSYILIAKKDNNKNKETKILYYSIALFVFASICLSAFLIVFSKQIVLIQFTNRYEAIIPLIPQAVIFGFSLGFTVIAFNYGLAYKLFAPFYGYLIIFAYVYFSLRNGLRTFENFMFIMKIFFIALLIYNILIILVHRIILRTNEK
- a CDS encoding ankyrin repeat domain-containing protein; the protein is MKKIVFTAILYALFSFNALYPELSKDEKEFASYIANGDREEVLYFLNNKKANVNLDIIDGITPLMLSIIYKQYEIAEILIEKGANINKKEKEIGATPLILSIIYGQYEIAEMLIEKGANVNIKDNAGFTALIHAIQREKTDLSKMLIEKKSDVNTKVSFKTDGLYLKDFTPLTFNVDTEVAELLIKAGANVNTRLSIKDDSRNIQLENITPLMWVIFDYNTEVAELLIEAGADLNAKDKDGNTALYYAITKNNSKITKLISEKGGRF
- a CDS encoding ankyrin repeat domain-containing protein, encoding MKKIVLMAVLYTLFSFNALYSGKAENAAQLLSYIVSGDSEGVLELINDKKVDISGRIEDGLTPLMFSIIYKQDEISKMLIEKGANINVKDKSGFTALIHSIMYNRTEISKILIEKKADVNIKTSLNENGVYMKNITPLILNQDKEIAKLLINAGADINLKLSCKNRDIKLENAAPLMWFIISDNTEISELLIESGADINAKDKDGKTALDYAREKNNSKIEQLLIQKGAKQ
- a CDS encoding Crp/Fnr family transcriptional regulator — protein: MDNNLSSHTKKYNTDDVIFLEYERGDKFYLVQSGSVKITKVIKDVEKLLDIVYAGEFFGEMAILEDTTRSASAIANEPTVLLELRKENFQNILANNTVMALKLSKTFAKRIFDAKRRLLILQLNETDLRVYDCLLLLAELQNIPRDHYYEPQELNATINDIANWCGVKVVEVQKVLNTLVKTGKIDIRTNTIYVKNLKEIQRQIDLKRKKS